ATTTTAATATAGGGGGAGAAAGAATATGACAAAAGTTTATTATGAGAAAGATGTAGCGGTAAATGTATTAAAAGGGAAGAAAATAGCGATTGTTGGATATGGATCACAAGGTCACGCTCATGCACAAAACTTACGTGATAATGGTTTTGAAGTAGTAGTTGGACTTCGGAAAGGAAAGTCATGGGAAAAGGCGAAAGAGGATGGTTTTTCTGTATATTCAGTGGCAGAAGCTGCAAAATCTGCGGATGTAGTAATGATTCTTTTGCCTGATGAACTACAGCCAGAAGTGTATGAAACAGAAATTGAACCGAATTTACAAGCTGGAAATGCACTTGTGTTTGCTCATGGATTTAACGTTCATTTTAATCAAGTTACACCACCAGAAGATGTAGACGTATTTCTAGTAGCGCCAAAAGGACCTGGACATTTAGTACGTCGGACTTTTGCTGAAGGCGGAGCGGTTCCAGCGTTATTTGCTGTATATCAAGACGCAACAGGAACAGCCATTGAAAAAGCATTATCCTATGCAGATGGAATTGGAGCAACGAGGGCTGGAGTATTAGAAACTACATTTAAAGAAGAAACAGAAACGGATCTATTTGGAGAACAAGCTGTACTTTGCGGAGGTGTTACTGCACTTGTAAAGGCGGGATTTGAAACATTAGTAGATGCTGGTTATCAGCCGGAACTTGCCTACTTTGAATGCTTACATGAACTAAAGCTCATTGTTGATCTTATGTATGAAGGCGGACTTGAAAATATGAGATATTCCGTTTCTGATACAGCGCAGTGGGGAGATTTTGTATCAGGACCACGCGTT
This sequence is a window from Bacillus pseudomycoides DSM 12442. Protein-coding genes within it:
- the ilvC gene encoding ketol-acid reductoisomerase; translation: MTKVYYEKDVAVNVLKGKKIAIVGYGSQGHAHAQNLRDNGFEVVVGLRKGKSWEKAKEDGFSVYSVAEAAKSADVVMILLPDELQPEVYETEIEPNLQAGNALVFAHGFNVHFNQVTPPEDVDVFLVAPKGPGHLVRRTFAEGGAVPALFAVYQDATGTAIEKALSYADGIGATRAGVLETTFKEETETDLFGEQAVLCGGVTALVKAGFETLVDAGYQPELAYFECLHELKLIVDLMYEGGLENMRYSVSDTAQWGDFVSGPRVVTEHTKKAMDEVLKEIQDGTFARGWIAEHKAGKPHFHATNAKENEHQIEVVGRKLREMMPFVQPKVKAGVK